The following coding sequences lie in one Euhalothece natronophila Z-M001 genomic window:
- a CDS encoding EAL domain-containing protein → MLNSRWQVATLVMITILVICVGSYKIGLEDWGNSAIAASSEKVKVGVYNNPPKVFMDDTGEAKGFFPELLSEIIEKGNWTLEYVSCHWRECLKQVEAGKLDLMLDVAASPEREERFAFNQEIRLLIATVLGSAITIIILVRKQNKRLRKELEKRQQIENDLRNSEEELKRLIQNVPGGLLRYVIEKDGSHKIPYRSPVVNDIWEFSNNESVDAFWECLHPDDVMEMRESVIESAQSLQPWSQEWRIITPSGKMKWLQATGNPQKEEDGTVFFYTIIIDVTEKKFLEKALQESQEQLQNLTNAIPGAVYQHQVNPEGEEKILFMSEGIKNLFGISPQEMMDNPEVRWKVMSPEARSRIQLSASYSLTTLSPWRDEFEIHLENGENKWIKGEAIPEKMDDGSVVFNGIITDITAQKWQESLLITQQEILEDLAKGKELPKILTELMRLIEQQSQGLTSSFLIVQDGYLYNEGESNLPLGYQEQTNGFFIQEGVGSCGTAVTCGELVISKEIATDPLWEGIKEIPLHYNLQACWSMPILSSTEEVLGTFAVYADTPRSPSFSELHLMEIASKLAKLAIEQKQQEEALQKQAEQEKLLGKVTQEIRQSLDLEAVLNTTVQEVREFLRVDRVIVYNLTENTGKVIAEAVEASWQSLHRKTINDPCLQNIESGNIFSANYPHVIFDVDLDSIAPCSAEMLRGYEVRANLVLPIFQDNEKWGFLIAQQCSAPRQWQQEEVKFLEDLSKQVGIAIQQAQLYQETQNELLKREELATQLRHKAMHDGLTQLPNRSLLMDRLQHTFQRYHRYNMAESSQFALLFLDLNGFKLINDTLGHDAGDQLLIIVADRLRDCLRAMDTVSRLGGDEFVVVLEGITGEKDAIEIANRIQEAFAVPTYICGQKVHPSTSIGIVMAHPDYVYPEEMLRDADIAMYEAKKNNLKYAVFRSSMQTIVAEQLQLENDLREALEKQQLVLYYQPIVDLRSKKIKGLEALMRWKHPDHGIIQPDDFLPIAEKADLLEKMESWGLKEACSQFQAWQKEFRFLKQAAIHFNISLNYFHQNNVVQDVKQILEDFSWTNHSLKLEITEMILMDQEEMAQAILGELEALGVGICLDDFGIGYSSLSYLSQFPIHDLKINNSLIMDLDQGEIGKKNRQIVKAIGNLCNSLKVRAIAEGVETQDQSLILNFYGYDTGQGNYYCHPLPAEKMTAFLKELPADFGC, encoded by the coding sequence ATGTTGAATTCACGTTGGCAAGTGGCGACATTAGTAATGATAACAATCCTCGTTATTTGTGTGGGAAGTTACAAAATAGGGCTTGAGGATTGGGGAAACAGCGCGATCGCGGCTTCGTCAGAAAAAGTGAAGGTAGGAGTCTATAATAACCCTCCAAAAGTTTTCATGGATGATACGGGAGAAGCCAAGGGTTTTTTTCCTGAACTTCTAAGTGAAATTATTGAAAAAGGAAATTGGACGCTGGAATATGTTTCCTGTCATTGGCGAGAGTGCTTAAAGCAAGTTGAAGCAGGGAAATTAGATTTAATGCTTGATGTGGCAGCCTCCCCCGAACGAGAAGAAAGATTTGCCTTTAATCAAGAAATTAGATTGCTCATTGCTACTGTATTGGGAAGTGCTATTACGATTATTATCCTTGTCAGGAAGCAAAATAAACGCTTGCGAAAAGAATTAGAAAAGCGACAACAAATTGAAAATGATTTAAGGAATAGTGAGGAGGAACTTAAGAGGTTAATTCAAAATGTTCCGGGTGGATTACTTCGTTATGTTATAGAAAAAGATGGTTCTCATAAAATTCCTTATAGGAGTCCAGTGGTTAACGATATTTGGGAATTTTCTAATAATGAGAGCGTTGATGCTTTTTGGGAATGTCTTCATCCAGATGATGTGATGGAAATGCGAGAGTCAGTTATTGAGTCAGCCCAGAGCTTACAACCTTGGTCTCAGGAATGGCGAATTATCACTCCCTCAGGAAAAATGAAATGGTTACAAGCGACAGGAAATCCCCAAAAAGAAGAGGATGGAACTGTTTTTTTCTATACAATTATTATTGATGTTACTGAAAAAAAGTTTCTTGAGAAAGCGTTACAAGAAAGTCAAGAACAGCTACAAAATTTGACCAATGCGATTCCGGGGGCAGTGTATCAACATCAGGTGAATCCTGAAGGAGAAGAAAAGATTCTATTTATGAGCGAGGGGATCAAAAACTTATTTGGTATTTCGCCTCAAGAAATGATGGATAATCCAGAGGTGAGATGGAAGGTCATGTCCCCAGAAGCGCGATCGCGCATTCAATTGTCCGCAAGCTATTCTCTCACCACTCTTAGTCCTTGGCGTGATGAATTTGAAATTCATTTAGAAAATGGTGAAAACAAATGGATCAAAGGAGAAGCTATTCCCGAAAAAATGGATGATGGGAGTGTTGTTTTTAATGGCATTATAACAGATATCACGGCACAAAAGTGGCAAGAAAGTTTACTGATCACTCAACAAGAGATTCTAGAAGACTTAGCCAAAGGGAAAGAATTACCCAAAATACTAACCGAATTAATGCGTCTCATTGAACAGCAGTCTCAGGGGTTAACGAGTTCATTTCTCATTGTCCAAGATGGCTATCTTTACAATGAAGGGGAATCAAATTTACCCCTAGGATATCAAGAACAAACTAACGGATTTTTTATTCAGGAAGGAGTAGGAAGTTGTGGAACTGCTGTCACCTGTGGCGAACTTGTTATTAGCAAGGAAATTGCCACTGATCCTCTTTGGGAAGGAATCAAGGAAATTCCCCTTCACTATAACTTACAAGCCTGTTGGTCAATGCCCATTTTATCTTCAACCGAAGAAGTATTAGGGACATTTGCCGTTTATGCTGACACTCCACGTTCTCCTTCTTTCTCTGAATTACATTTAATGGAAATTGCTAGCAAACTGGCAAAACTGGCGATTGAACAAAAACAGCAAGAAGAGGCTTTACAAAAACAAGCGGAACAAGAAAAATTATTAGGCAAGGTAACTCAAGAAATTCGGCAATCACTAGATTTAGAGGCGGTTCTTAATACCACAGTTCAAGAAGTTAGAGAGTTTTTAAGGGTGGATCGAGTCATTGTCTATAATTTAACGGAAAATACAGGGAAAGTGATCGCAGAAGCAGTGGAAGCCTCTTGGCAGTCTTTACATCGCAAAACAATTAATGATCCCTGCCTACAGAACATAGAATCTGGCAACATTTTCTCTGCCAATTATCCCCACGTTATTTTCGATGTCGATCTGGATTCTATTGCTCCTTGTTCTGCTGAAATGTTGCGAGGATATGAAGTGCGAGCCAATTTAGTCCTTCCCATTTTTCAAGATAATGAAAAGTGGGGATTTTTAATTGCTCAACAATGTTCTGCGCCTCGTCAGTGGCAACAAGAAGAAGTTAAGTTTTTAGAAGATTTATCGAAACAAGTGGGAATTGCCATTCAACAAGCGCAACTCTATCAAGAAACTCAAAATGAACTCTTAAAACGGGAAGAACTTGCTACCCAACTACGTCACAAAGCCATGCACGACGGGTTAACCCAGTTACCCAATCGTAGTTTATTAATGGATCGTTTGCAACATACTTTTCAACGTTACCATCGTTATAACATGGCAGAATCTTCTCAGTTTGCTCTGCTATTTTTAGACTTAAATGGCTTCAAATTGATTAATGATACTTTAGGACATGATGCTGGGGATCAGTTATTAATTATAGTGGCAGACAGATTACGGGATTGTCTGCGAGCAATGGATACAGTGAGTCGCCTTGGTGGGGATGAATTTGTTGTGGTTTTAGAGGGGATTACGGGGGAAAAAGATGCGATTGAAATTGCTAATCGGATTCAAGAAGCCTTTGCTGTTCCCACTTATATTTGCGGTCAAAAAGTTCACCCCAGCACTAGCATTGGCATTGTCATGGCTCATCCTGATTATGTTTACCCAGAAGAAATGTTAAGAGATGCGGATATTGCCATGTATGAGGCAAAAAAAAATAACCTCAAATATGCTGTTTTTCGCTCTTCTATGCAGACCATTGTTGCTGAACAATTACAACTAGAAAATGATTTAAGAGAAGCCTTAGAAAAACAGCAGTTAGTTTTATATTATCAGCCCATTGTTGACCTCCGTAGCAAAAAAATTAAGGGACTTGAAGCATTAATGCGCTGGAAACATCCTGATCACGGCATCATCCAGCCTGATGATTTTTTACCGATTGCAGAAAAAGCAGATTTATTAGAAAAAATGGAGTCTTGGGGGTTAAAAGAGGCTTGTTCACAGTTTCAAGCGTGGCAAAAGGAATTTCGATTTCTTAAACAAGCAGCCATCCATTTTAATATATCACTCAATTACTTTCATCAAAACAACGTTGTTCAAGACGTTAAGCAGATATTAGAGGATTTTTCATGGACTAATCACTCCTTAAAGTTAGAAATTACGGAAATGATTTTGATGGATCAGGAGGAGATGGCTCAAGCAATTTTAGGAGAATTAGAGGCTTTAGGTGTGGGAATTTGTTTAGATGATTTTGGTATCGGATATTCTTCTTTAAGCTATTTAAGTCAGTTTCCCATTCATGATTTGAAAATTAATAATAGTTTAATTATGGATTTGGATCAAGGAGAAATTGGCAAAAAAAATCGCCAAATTGTTAAAGCAATTGGCAATTTATGTAATAGTCTCAAGGTTCGCGCGATCGCGGAAGGGGTGGAAACTCAAGATCAAAGTTTGATTTTAAATTTCTATGGCTATGATACGGGACAGGGAAATTATTACTGCCATCCCCTCCCCGCAGAAAAGATGACAGCCTTTCTAAAAGAATTACCTGCTGATTTTGGATGTTAG
- a CDS encoding carotenoid oxygenase family protein: MTATTTNPFLTGNFAPIRQEIEADDLTVIGELPPDLSGMFVRNGPNPQFPPIGSYHWFDGDGMLHGVQIQGGKAHYCNRYIRTQGFLREQEANQAIWTGLLEPPQSDVPDEPFKNTANTALVWHAKRFLALWEGGNPHQVTLPNLETVGACTFNNQLQSAFTAHPKVDPETGEMLFFGYSFTPPYLQYGIVDQNGELSQMIPIDLPQGVMMHDFAITENYTLFLDLPLTFSPERMAQGEMGLAFERDRASRFGILPRHGDPSEIRWFEAPSCFIFHVLNAYEEGDEVVLIACRMNRFELTDLNEESDSNEQAPYLHQWRFNLKTGTVEERNLSPFMVEFPRINEQKTGRKMRYGFAGKMSPHPMPLFEGLVKFDFENQAASEIHYLGENRYCGEAVFAPRQGATAEDDGWLITFVHDENRNQSELLVVDAQNMTNEPVARVMIPQRVPYGFHGTWVSQDELED, from the coding sequence ATGACTGCAACCACAACAAATCCGTTTCTAACCGGTAACTTTGCCCCCATTCGCCAAGAAATAGAAGCCGATGATCTGACAGTGATTGGTGAATTGCCACCCGATTTATCAGGAATGTTTGTTCGTAATGGCCCCAATCCCCAATTTCCGCCCATTGGTAGCTATCATTGGTTTGATGGGGATGGAATGTTACATGGGGTGCAAATTCAAGGGGGAAAAGCCCATTATTGTAACCGCTATATCCGCACACAAGGCTTTCTTCGGGAACAGGAAGCTAATCAAGCTATTTGGACAGGATTACTAGAACCACCGCAAAGTGATGTTCCAGATGAGCCTTTTAAAAATACGGCAAATACAGCCCTAGTGTGGCACGCTAAACGGTTTTTAGCCCTGTGGGAAGGAGGAAATCCCCATCAAGTTACGCTCCCCAATTTGGAGACAGTGGGGGCTTGTACGTTTAATAATCAATTGCAATCGGCATTTACCGCTCATCCCAAGGTTGATCCAGAAACAGGCGAGATGTTGTTTTTTGGTTATAGCTTCACCCCTCCTTATTTGCAATATGGGATTGTTGATCAAAATGGGGAGTTATCCCAAATGATTCCCATTGATCTCCCGCAAGGGGTAATGATGCACGATTTTGCCATTACAGAAAATTATACCCTGTTTTTGGATTTACCTCTGACCTTTTCTCCAGAAAGAATGGCACAAGGGGAGATGGGATTAGCCTTTGAGCGCGATCGCGCGAGTCGTTTTGGAATCTTACCACGTCATGGTGATCCCTCAGAAATCCGTTGGTTTGAAGCCCCATCCTGCTTTATTTTTCATGTTCTTAATGCTTATGAGGAAGGAGATGAGGTAGTTCTCATTGCTTGTCGGATGAACCGTTTTGAATTAACTGATCTCAACGAAGAAAGTGATTCTAATGAGCAAGCCCCCTATCTTCATCAGTGGCGGTTTAACTTGAAAACAGGAACAGTAGAAGAACGTAATCTATCCCCCTTTATGGTGGAGTTTCCTCGCATTAATGAGCAGAAAACAGGACGTAAAATGCGTTATGGCTTTGCTGGTAAAATGTCACCGCATCCTATGCCCTTATTTGAAGGCTTAGTGAAATTTGATTTTGAAAATCAGGCAGCTTCTGAAATTCATTATCTAGGAGAAAATCGTTATTGTGGAGAAGCGGTTTTTGCCCCACGTCAAGGCGCAACAGCAGAAGATGACGGCTGGTTAATTACGTTTGTTCATGATGAAAATCGCAATCAATCAGAGTTATTAGTGGTAGATGCTCAAAATATGACCAATGAACCTGTAGCGCGAGTGATGATTCCACAGCGAGTTCCCTATGGCTTTCATGGAACATGGGTATCGCAAGACGAATTAGAAGACTAA
- a CDS encoding cytochrome P450: MTSSTSSVVPPGQFGLPFIGETLAFLRDKDFAKKRYEKYGSIFKTSLFGQPTIVVKGATANQFVISNEDRYFISAWPKSTRTLLGSLSLVIQTGHEHLQRRKLLAKAFRPRALSSYIETIEGITQQYLKSWEEQKTLTWYPEIRNYTFDIACQLFVGLEKGSQTELGHLFETLVQGLFTIPLSLPWTKFGRALEGRNKLLAELEKIIQTRQQQQDWGNDALGILMQAEDDEGNKLSIEELKDQIITLLFAGHETLTSSLTSFCLLMRQHPDIFKKAKAEQEQLLGNEKITLENLQQLTYLDQVLKEVLRFVPPVGGAFREVIADCEFQGYKFPKGWNVLYQINQTHQQETVYPEPNTYRPERFNPELENNPSKTYDYVPFGGGMRECIGKEFARLEMKILAVHLLRDYHWELLPNQDTDLIMIPAPRPKDGLKVKFERC, from the coding sequence ATGACTTCTTCAACCAGTTCTGTTGTTCCTCCCGGTCAATTTGGTTTACCGTTTATTGGTGAAACTTTAGCGTTTTTACGGGATAAAGATTTTGCGAAAAAGCGATATGAAAAGTATGGCTCAATCTTTAAAACTTCTCTCTTTGGTCAGCCAACTATTGTTGTTAAAGGTGCAACGGCAAATCAGTTTGTTATCAGTAATGAAGACCGTTACTTTATTTCTGCTTGGCCAAAAAGTACCCGTACTCTTTTAGGTTCTCTTTCGCTAGTTATTCAAACTGGACATGAACATTTGCAACGGCGGAAGTTATTAGCAAAAGCCTTTCGCCCCCGTGCTTTAAGTAGTTATATCGAAACCATAGAAGGCATTACGCAACAGTATTTAAAAAGTTGGGAAGAGCAAAAAACATTAACATGGTATCCTGAAATTCGTAATTATACCTTTGATATTGCTTGTCAATTATTTGTTGGGCTAGAGAAAGGCTCGCAGACTGAACTCGGTCATTTATTTGAAACTCTTGTACAGGGACTATTTACGATTCCCTTATCACTGCCTTGGACAAAATTTGGTCGCGCTTTAGAGGGTCGGAACAAACTTCTTGCCGAATTAGAAAAAATTATTCAGACACGACAACAGCAGCAAGATTGGGGGAATGATGCTTTAGGGATTCTCATGCAAGCTGAAGATGATGAAGGAAATAAGCTCAGCATTGAAGAACTTAAAGATCAGATTATAACATTACTTTTTGCTGGACATGAAACATTAACCTCTAGTTTAACTTCTTTTTGCTTATTAATGAGACAGCATCCTGATATTTTTAAGAAGGCAAAAGCAGAACAAGAACAATTACTAGGTAATGAAAAAATCACTTTAGAGAATTTACAACAATTAACTTATTTAGATCAGGTTTTGAAAGAAGTCTTACGATTTGTTCCTCCTGTTGGGGGTGCTTTTCGGGAAGTGATTGCCGATTGTGAATTTCAGGGTTATAAATTTCCGAAAGGTTGGAATGTTCTTTATCAAATTAATCAAACCCATCAACAAGAAACGGTTTATCCTGAACCGAACACATATCGCCCAGAACGCTTTAATCCTGAGTTAGAAAATAATCCTAGCAAAACTTATGATTATGTTCCGTTTGGGGGCGGAATGCGAGAATGTATTGGCAAAGAATTTGCCCGTTTAGAAATGAAAATATTAGCAGTGCATTTATTGCGTGATTATCACTGGGAATTATTGCCAAATCAAGACACAGATTTAATAATGATTCCTGCTCCTCGTCCCAAGGATGGATTAAAAGTAAAATTTGAGCGTTGTTAA
- a CDS encoding winged helix-turn-helix transcriptional regulator — translation MVQPTENKKQVSCPVETTIQLIGGRWKVLILRELFTETKRFSELQRALTGITQKMLTQQLREMETDGLVTRKVYPVVPPKVEYSLTALGESLRPIIQEMHHWGKAYEEKMNQG, via the coding sequence ATGGTTCAACCAACGGAAAATAAAAAGCAAGTCAGTTGTCCTGTAGAAACAACTATTCAGCTTATTGGGGGACGATGGAAAGTATTAATTTTAAGAGAACTTTTTACAGAAACTAAACGCTTTAGTGAGTTACAACGAGCTTTAACTGGGATTACCCAAAAGATGCTCACCCAACAACTCCGAGAAATGGAAACCGATGGTTTAGTTACTCGCAAAGTTTATCCTGTTGTTCCACCAAAAGTTGAATATTCTCTAACTGCTCTGGGTGAAAGTTTACGCCCAATTATCCAGGAAATGCACCATTGGGGTAAAGCGTATGAAGAGAAAATGAATCAAGGTTAA
- a CDS encoding pirin family protein, with the protein MITLRKANERGHANHGWLDSYHTFSFANYYDPNFLGFRSLRVINEDTVQPDAGFPTHGHRDMEILTYVLEGELEHKDNMGNGSIIYPGEVQKMSAGTGILHSEFNPSKTQPVHLFQIWILPDKNGVKPNYEQRYFDIEKNQGNLTLIAAKNGEGDCISVEQDVRLYASKLGVDAVLNYELERDRHAWLQVVKGSVTLNDQQLNPSDAAAVSEEKTLKIRATKDAEILLFDLA; encoded by the coding sequence ATGATTACTCTTCGTAAAGCTAATGAACGAGGACACGCGAATCATGGTTGGCTTGATAGCTATCATACCTTTTCTTTTGCTAACTATTATGATCCCAATTTTTTAGGGTTTAGAAGTTTGCGCGTTATTAATGAAGACACAGTACAACCTGATGCAGGTTTTCCCACTCATGGTCATCGTGATATGGAAATTTTAACTTATGTTTTAGAAGGAGAACTAGAACATAAGGATAATATGGGGAATGGGTCGATTATTTATCCTGGGGAAGTGCAAAAAATGAGTGCAGGAACAGGAATTTTACATAGTGAATTTAATCCCTCGAAAACGCAACCTGTTCACTTATTTCAAATTTGGATTCTTCCTGATAAAAATGGGGTTAAGCCTAATTATGAGCAACGCTATTTTGATATTGAGAAAAATCAAGGTAATTTGACTTTAATTGCTGCTAAAAATGGTGAAGGGGATTGCATTTCTGTGGAACAAGATGTAAGATTATACGCAAGTAAGTTAGGGGTGGATGCTGTGCTTAATTACGAGTTAGAGCGCGATCGTCATGCTTGGCTACAAGTGGTGAAAGGTTCAGTAACACTCAATGATCAGCAATTAAACCCCAGTGATGCGGCTGCCGTTAGCGAGGAAAAAACTCTTAAAATTAGAGCCACTAAGGATGCAGAAATTTTACTTTTTGACCTTGCGTAA
- the thiC gene encoding phosphomethylpyrimidine synthase, with product MRTEWISQRRGEANVSQMHYARQGKITEEMHHVAKRENLSPELIRDEVARGRMIIPANINHPNLEPMAIGVASKCKVNANIGASPNSSNIDEEVDKLKLAVKYGADTVMDLSTGGGNLDEIRSAIIQASSVPIGTVPVYQTLESVHGNIENLTADDFLHVIEKHAQQGVDYQTIHAGLLIEYLPLVKDRITGIVSRGGGIIAKWMLHHHKQNPLYTHFDDIIEIFKKYDVSFSLGDSLRPGCTHDASDEAQLSELKTLGELTRRAWEHDVQVMVEGPGHVPMDQIEFNVKKQMEECSEAPFYVLGPLVTDIAPGYDHITSAIGAAMAGWYGTAMLCYVTPKEHLGLPDAEDVREGLIAYKIAAHAADMARHRQGARDRDNELSEARYNFDWNRQFDLSLDPDRAREYHDETLPADIYKTAEFCSMCGPKFCPMQTKVDAEALSELEKFLAQEEAVSQS from the coding sequence ATGCGAACGGAATGGATCTCCCAACGACGGGGAGAGGCTAACGTTAGCCAAATGCATTATGCCCGTCAAGGGAAAATTACCGAAGAAATGCACCATGTTGCGAAACGCGAAAATCTCTCCCCAGAGTTAATTCGCGATGAGGTAGCACGGGGACGGATGATTATTCCTGCCAACATTAATCATCCTAATTTAGAACCCATGGCAATTGGCGTTGCCTCCAAGTGCAAGGTGAATGCCAATATTGGGGCTTCTCCCAACTCGTCTAATATTGATGAAGAGGTAGATAAACTGAAGCTTGCCGTTAAATATGGCGCGGATACTGTCATGGATTTATCCACAGGTGGTGGAAATCTTGATGAAATTCGCAGTGCCATTATTCAGGCTTCTTCAGTTCCCATTGGGACTGTGCCAGTATATCAAACTTTAGAAAGCGTTCACGGCAATATTGAGAACCTTACCGCCGATGACTTTCTCCATGTCATTGAAAAACACGCCCAACAGGGAGTCGATTACCAAACGATTCACGCCGGGTTACTAATTGAATATCTTCCCCTAGTGAAAGATCGCATTACTGGGATTGTTTCTCGCGGTGGTGGTATTATTGCCAAATGGATGTTGCATCATCATAAGCAAAATCCGCTTTACACTCATTTTGATGACATTATTGAGATTTTCAAAAAATATGATGTTTCCTTTAGTTTAGGGGATTCTTTGCGCCCAGGTTGCACCCATGATGCGTCTGATGAAGCCCAGTTATCGGAGTTGAAAACACTGGGAGAATTAACTCGTCGTGCTTGGGAACATGATGTGCAAGTGATGGTAGAAGGTCCCGGTCACGTGCCGATGGATCAAATTGAGTTTAATGTGAAAAAGCAAATGGAAGAGTGTAGTGAAGCACCCTTCTATGTATTAGGACCTCTTGTAACAGATATTGCCCCCGGCTATGATCATATTACCTCAGCCATTGGTGCAGCGATGGCAGGTTGGTATGGAACTGCCATGTTATGCTATGTTACTCCGAAAGAACATTTAGGGCTTCCTGATGCGGAAGATGTACGGGAAGGGCTAATTGCTTATAAAATTGCGGCTCATGCGGCAGATATGGCTCGTCATCGTCAAGGAGCGCGCGATCGCGATAATGAACTTTCTGAAGCTCGATATAACTTCGACTGGAATCGTCAGTTTGATCTATCTTTAGATCCTGATCGCGCTCGGGAATACCACGATGAGACATTACCGGCAGACATTTATAAAACTGCGGAATTTTGCTCAATGTGTGGCCCCAAATTCTGTCCCATGCAGACTAAAGTTGATGCCGAAGCACTGAGTGAGTTAGAGAAGTTCTTGGCTCAAGAAGAAGCAGTCAGTCAAAGTTAA
- the tenA gene encoding thiaminase II, translating to MMKFTDTLWNQIQPIYHKILDHPFNQEFIQGSLSQETFQFYLKQDSLYLLDFSKALALVATKATIPNHVVQFLEFAQGAIAAERGLHEQFFAEYQIEVDVPKAPGCFTYTNFLLATAALQPYEEAIAAVLPCFWIYQEVGRYISQHAISNHPYQKWIDMYSGEDFTKAVELAIAITDEVAEATTVAMREHMVSTFIMSSRLEWVFWNSAYQDEKWPV from the coding sequence ATGATGAAATTTACCGATACTCTTTGGAATCAGATTCAACCTATCTATCACAAGATTCTAGACCATCCTTTCAATCAGGAGTTTATCCAAGGTAGCTTGAGTCAGGAAACCTTCCAATTTTATCTCAAACAAGATTCTTTGTATTTGCTTGACTTTTCCAAGGCTTTAGCGTTGGTAGCAACGAAAGCTACGATTCCCAATCATGTGGTTCAATTTCTAGAATTTGCTCAAGGCGCGATCGCGGCAGAAAGAGGGTTGCACGAACAATTTTTTGCCGAATATCAAATTGAAGTTGATGTTCCCAAAGCACCTGGTTGCTTTACTTATACCAATTTTCTTTTAGCTACTGCTGCTTTGCAACCCTATGAAGAAGCAATCGCTGCTGTTTTACCCTGTTTTTGGATTTATCAAGAAGTGGGTCGTTACATTTCCCAACATGCCATTAGCAACCATCCCTATCAAAAATGGATCGATATGTATTCGGGAGAAGATTTTACCAAAGCCGTGGAATTAGCAATTGCTATTACTGATGAAGTAGCCGAAGCAACAACGGTAGCTATGCGGGAACATATGGTCTCAACATTTATCATGTCCTCACGTTTGGAATGGGTATTTTGGAATAGTGCTTATCAAGATGAAAAGTGGCCGGTGTGA